In Bythopirellula goksoeyrii, a single window of DNA contains:
- a CDS encoding Lpg1974 family pore-forming outer membrane protein: MSRFLRIICLLLVSQATFATNTRAQNQSAQPVLPYGSTPVMQVAPDGVVHLDGPYANYSNPQYTTPAQAAIGQPVVPQPVLGTGQAGATADTSFSNYLYNAPIPPQFDHRTGFYGDFLFLRPRNAEVAYALPIDGPVLPVLGNEVPIGSTAVVDFGYEPGFRAGGTWCLSAESSLAVQYSQFSSNASDSASINPADGVLRSLVTHPLGANAATDALSANASSSIDYQLIDGDYRGQIVGRESCETMCASALNFILGGRYATMDQDFGANFVAAGTTSVNTNINFNGGGIRFGLEGEQHRTSRGLFVYGRGVTNILVGEFDASYRQSNTFAGNQAFTDWSAGRVVPVVDLEAGIGWVGPMRRFKVSAGYMVSAWFNVVTTDEFIQAVQQSNFVDPSGTLTFDGLTARVAWEF, from the coding sequence ATGTCCCGATTCTTGCGCATCATTTGCCTACTGCTAGTCTCACAGGCAACCTTCGCAACGAACACACGCGCACAGAATCAATCTGCGCAGCCGGTACTTCCCTATGGTAGTACGCCAGTGATGCAAGTTGCTCCGGACGGAGTGGTCCATCTTGACGGTCCCTATGCGAATTACTCGAACCCACAGTATACAACTCCAGCCCAAGCAGCCATCGGCCAACCGGTCGTGCCCCAACCTGTCTTAGGGACAGGGCAAGCGGGAGCTACAGCCGATACCTCGTTTTCTAACTACTTGTATAATGCTCCGATTCCACCTCAGTTTGATCATCGAACTGGTTTCTATGGTGATTTTCTGTTTCTCAGACCTCGTAATGCGGAAGTGGCCTATGCCTTGCCGATCGACGGTCCCGTCTTGCCCGTTCTCGGCAATGAAGTACCTATAGGTTCGACGGCCGTGGTCGACTTTGGTTATGAACCCGGGTTCCGTGCAGGAGGCACCTGGTGCTTGAGCGCAGAGAGCAGCCTCGCTGTCCAGTATTCTCAATTCAGCAGCAACGCTTCTGACTCCGCTTCGATCAACCCGGCGGACGGCGTGTTGCGTTCGTTGGTCACTCACCCACTTGGTGCCAATGCGGCCACCGATGCCTTGAGTGCGAATGCTTCTTCATCTATTGACTACCAATTGATTGATGGAGACTATCGGGGTCAAATTGTAGGACGCGAATCGTGCGAAACCATGTGTGCTAGCGCCCTGAACTTCATCCTCGGCGGTCGCTATGCCACGATGGATCAAGATTTTGGTGCCAATTTCGTTGCCGCCGGTACGACGTCGGTCAACACCAATATCAACTTCAATGGAGGTGGTATCCGCTTCGGACTGGAAGGGGAACAACACAGAACCTCCCGAGGACTCTTCGTCTATGGACGTGGCGTCACCAATATCTTGGTTGGCGAGTTCGACGCGAGCTATCGACAATCGAATACCTTCGCCGGGAATCAAGCCTTTACGGATTGGTCGGCAGGCAGAGTTGTGCCTGTAGTTGATTTGGAAGCAGGGATCGGTTGGGTCGGCCCGATGCGACGGTTTAAGGTGTCAGCTGGGTACATGGTCAGTGCCTGGTTCAACGTCGTGACTACGGACGAATTCATCCAGGCCGTCCAGCAGAGCAACTTCGTCGATCCGAGCGGAACACTCACGTTCGATGGTCTCACAGCCCGAGTTGCTTGGGAATTTTAG
- a CDS encoding choice-of-anchor Q domain-containing protein, which produces MLRWKSLLTGRLTKGIRRKQPSDSLKPRRLATEMLEDRRMLAAVSVSNVSEVVDGTVTSIGALISNPGTDGTISLREAILAANATTGADEITYDPIVFASAQTILVSSQLPTISDALTITGPTAGGVTLDADGGNYRIFLIDDADANNQIDVELRNLTLTGANLVSLSEVGGAIFNRENLTIESSTISGNSSSFGGGIHNYSGNLTIINSTLSGNSAAFGGAIFDTGSLSVEYSTITNNSATDGGGGIDHEVSDSFTISHSIVAGNTSPMGTDVIDVSGSVSGSFNLIGDGTGLTGITNGINGNMVGTDTNPIDPLLEPLADNGGPTLTRALQPTSPAIDMGDLAITTPPDFDQRGTGFDRVVNGRIDIGAFEVQIDPSLFIVTTLDDEQIDNGLVSLREAIANANNSAGAQEITFDPSLLNGSLSTLDLDMGELTITEALTITGPGANLLSIDADQGSRIFNIDGGIASDFDVTFAGLTLTGGKTTAANADRSDTTNNGGAIRSITTGDLTINDSSLSNNSVTGTYSGGGAIFALFNIALNNTTVSNNYTGGIHGNGGGFSAFNVTLTNSTVSGNHTKGAYAYGGGIHSYDSVTLTNSTVSGNYTNGEFATGGGVYSNNDTTLTNSTVRDNHTKGADAYGGGILAFERVILTNSTVSGNYTLGDRAYGGGFVAYGQVTLNNSTISGNYTTGTDADGGAIWAVENITLSNSTVSGNSTRGTGANGGGIWAEIGTTLNNSILAGNSSTGVEADLQSDSGDVTANFSLIGTGISPSSGGNNVVVDDPLLESLADNGGPTFTRALQPTSPAIDAGDPTFTTPPQFDQRGTGFPRVLDGNGDSITRIDIGAYEFPAAPPTPKTVSLDSSLNLVITDLLAGGANDQIDLSVVGSNLVIANPSQPMTTDISGASNNGPNELLIPLSAIVGGKAIVNSLEGDDTLSVKTSVTAAGLAVEFDGGTGSDGLAVMGTGTEIATYTPDASTTGDGVVDVGGREISFANLAPVDISGMITAQLNLPGANDILTVAEGVDFVSGGTNQALRVSGTSGGVTIESAAFWDNQSLRINTALGTDGDDTITISSAANAHLNQSLSLRTGAGNDHVNLNGPAHFSMIAEIETHDISLEGKFSATDYVELIASGAIVDAINNSDIKVEAQSIVLEAGEGVGTAANAIETATQELFTLNTLSGTIHVVNLGALEVTGLEAVGAAIIEATSPLTISGNITVGADSTFTATDSSAAGDDLTIASGVTIDANGSELTFNAGDNFDFAAGASIIDGANVTVNVDTPDADAPDVGSSVTVLGTITAMQLTLNGGEDEDSFLIVPSVDTPIQVNGGNPTTAPGDRLIVEQLGGIADAVVPAGSPTSGTISFSAGSHQAIMFTSIESLLAGIFVVDTLVDEDDGDFSVGDLSLREAIGLANSDSGPDRITFAPALNGGTIDLTLGELEITDELTIAGPGASLLTIDAQQDSRIFNISTTTGDFTIEGLTLTGGKTTGDNADFSDTTNSGGAIRSRTTGNLSINDSTITGNSTEGRYALGGGIYAYNVTLTNSTVSSNSTAGELAFGGGIAAYFNATLTNSTISGNTTSGASARGGGIYAYYLALTNSTVSGNSTTNDYAVGGGLNAYNVTLTNSTVSGNSTGGGNSRGGGLYASTATLTNSTVSGNSTAGIFSDGGGIFANNATVNHSTITDNHAMSFSAAGGGVSVGNDLSIDHSIIADNTDGGGNPDLQPGSGALSVDYSLIGDTSGTGINILTGTGNLLNIAADLFPLADNGGPTQTHIPMPTSPVIDAGRSDAFPGVDGVPEFDQRGIPFVRVRDGNGDLASRIDIGATEVENQLNGPQVIGLAISDNTSTVDVFAPKGPTLVGRTLEIKVRDLPPRSNAADAPAVDFAFASNKALYSLVGDHTGNIAIASVQVVPDPITVGQPATATIRLLFADPLPDDRFTLTVSDSVRDLDGNLLDGEWNAAEPLTPGFPSGDGVPGGDFVARFTIDSRPEIGVYGAGQIFIDANGNSTFDPNNADPSNSDLVFLLGYSLDSIFAGNFVESSADAADGFDKLAVYGRDGNQWRWQIDIDNDGLPDIVRDEPLNINGIPFAGNFDGDDSNGDEVGVFDGTSWYFDMDHDFQLDSASKLTISNLTGYPVVGDFNGDGFDDLGTYDPSPGNNQFSLALATGANTWSTTLRTSRVGTLGSFTGFAGVRERPVAADMNADGVDDLGLWVPDGSMLTPTQQAEWFFLLSDDDPTTIAVENSIADRFTAGGGFVPFSTVPFGNDLFFQFGNPYMLPIVGNFDPPVSPGIDSTPTAITRPDETQLASQLDNELLPGNSVEPKDEEPTGGLAEVSPELEEAKSTTSKSAETAILVSSDKNMTRFLARRALSKQVNQPQPFKPVEEVTFGASIVVAQPKASIPVVKPTVEAKKTEDQEPIEVAAVEETPSEPIPVISLSPELEEPAPVVTPTRTGIAWPSIFRRKSTETIAEATGTESPISVQRQVVISAPTAPPLETRVIIPSAVEVSPEPVPDSSPRISYASSFRSVVATRTRTAAIPPIQNRILQPESLPAQQEYVTADTQTPLALETLVSPKAAVVTNTPVASPSTSGDLLQTSAAALLSFRLTTSPIDKPALRDVSPRNLINEKLAILDLAFSKRSHANEELATLLAKEHVVEHQEQNLRGTALDRWSPARSARERWLSF; this is translated from the coding sequence ATGCTGCGCTGGAAATCTCTGTTGACTGGTCGATTGACCAAGGGCATCCGTCGCAAGCAGCCCTCAGATTCTCTCAAGCCGCGTCGGCTAGCCACTGAGATGCTCGAAGATCGGCGGATGCTGGCGGCGGTCTCGGTATCAAATGTCTCCGAAGTGGTTGACGGTACCGTCACCTCAATCGGCGCATTGATTTCGAACCCAGGTACGGATGGCACGATTTCTCTCCGCGAAGCGATTCTCGCGGCTAATGCCACAACTGGTGCGGATGAAATCACATACGACCCTATCGTTTTCGCTTCGGCGCAAACGATCCTAGTCAGCAGTCAGTTGCCCACGATCAGCGATGCGTTGACCATCACTGGTCCCACTGCGGGGGGAGTCACTCTGGATGCCGACGGGGGCAATTACCGCATATTTCTGATTGACGACGCAGACGCAAACAATCAGATCGATGTCGAGCTGAGGAATCTCACTCTGACAGGCGCCAATTTGGTCAGCTTATCTGAAGTCGGCGGAGCGATTTTCAATCGCGAGAATCTGACCATTGAGAGCAGCACCATCAGCGGTAATTCCTCCAGTTTTGGCGGAGGCATCCATAATTATTCTGGGAACCTCACAATCATCAACAGCACGTTGTCAGGGAATTCGGCCGCGTTTGGCGGAGCGATCTTCGACACAGGCTCTTTATCAGTTGAATACAGCACCATCACCAACAATTCCGCAACCGACGGTGGCGGTGGAATCGATCACGAGGTCAGTGACTCATTCACCATTTCTCACAGTATTGTGGCAGGCAACACCAGTCCAATGGGAACCGACGTCATAGACGTATCGGGATCTGTTAGTGGTTCATTCAACCTGATCGGCGACGGCACAGGTCTCACGGGCATCACCAATGGCATCAACGGCAATATGGTCGGCACCGACACCAATCCAATTGACCCACTTCTTGAACCCTTAGCCGACAATGGCGGACCGACGCTCACACGCGCCTTACAGCCAACGAGCCCGGCAATCGACATGGGCGATCTGGCAATCACCACTCCCCCAGATTTCGATCAACGGGGCACGGGGTTTGATCGCGTAGTCAACGGTCGCATTGATATCGGTGCGTTCGAAGTGCAGATTGATCCGTCGCTCTTCATTGTGACCACGCTCGACGACGAACAGATCGATAATGGATTGGTTAGCTTGCGCGAGGCGATCGCGAATGCGAATAATTCTGCTGGTGCCCAGGAAATCACGTTTGATCCGTCGCTTCTCAATGGTAGCCTGTCCACGCTTGACCTGGACATGGGTGAATTGACAATCACCGAGGCCCTTACAATTACCGGACCCGGTGCTAACCTGCTTTCCATCGATGCCGATCAAGGTTCGCGTATATTCAACATTGATGGCGGGATCGCCAGTGATTTCGACGTAACATTTGCTGGGCTTACTCTCACTGGAGGTAAGACAACCGCTGCGAACGCTGACCGTTCGGATACAACTAACAATGGGGGGGCGATACGTTCGATTACTACTGGTGATCTGACGATCAATGATTCTAGTCTCAGTAACAACAGCGTAACGGGTACCTATTCCGGAGGGGGCGCGATCTTTGCCCTCTTTAATATTGCACTCAACAACACAACCGTGAGTAACAATTACACCGGAGGGATACACGGCAACGGGGGTGGATTTTCCGCCTTCAACGTGACTTTGACCAACTCGACGGTCAGTGGCAACCACACCAAGGGAGCATATGCCTATGGGGGCGGGATCCACTCCTATGATAGCGTCACGCTAACCAATTCGACTGTCAGTGGTAACTACACCAATGGTGAATTTGCCACGGGCGGTGGGGTCTATTCCAACAATGATACCACGTTGACCAATTCAACGGTCCGTGACAATCACACCAAGGGAGCCGATGCGTATGGAGGAGGAATCCTGGCCTTTGAAAGGGTAATCCTGACGAACTCAACGGTCAGTGGCAATTACACCCTGGGAGATAGAGCCTATGGCGGTGGGTTCGTCGCCTACGGCCAGGTGACCTTGAATAATTCGACAATCAGTGGCAATTACACCACCGGCACTGATGCCGACGGGGGAGCGATCTGGGCAGTTGAGAATATTACTCTGAGCAACTCGACAGTTAGTGGCAACAGCACCCGGGGAACAGGGGCCAATGGTGGAGGGATTTGGGCAGAAATCGGAACCACGCTGAACAATTCCATCTTGGCTGGCAATTCTTCTACAGGTGTTGAGGCAGATTTGCAATCTGACAGTGGCGATGTCACAGCCAACTTCAGTCTGATCGGAACCGGGATTAGCCCCAGTTCTGGTGGCAACAATGTGGTTGTGGATGATCCACTACTTGAATCCCTCGCCGACAATGGAGGTCCAACATTCACACGTGCTCTGCAGCCAACGAGCCCCGCGATCGACGCGGGCGATCCGACCTTTACCACGCCACCCCAGTTCGACCAGCGCGGCACGGGTTTCCCACGGGTGCTCGATGGCAATGGGGACTCGATAACCAGAATCGATATCGGCGCGTATGAGTTTCCCGCAGCTCCACCAACGCCGAAAACCGTCTCTCTCGATAGCTCTCTGAATCTCGTTATCACCGACCTTCTCGCTGGAGGCGCAAACGACCAGATCGACTTGTCGGTCGTCGGATCCAATCTTGTGATCGCAAATCCCAGCCAACCGATGACCACCGATATTTCCGGTGCGTCGAACAACGGCCCGAATGAACTACTCATTCCTCTTTCTGCGATTGTCGGCGGCAAAGCAATCGTCAACTCCCTCGAAGGCGATGATACACTCAGCGTAAAGACCTCTGTCACTGCCGCTGGACTCGCCGTCGAATTCGACGGCGGCACAGGAAGCGATGGCCTGGCCGTCATGGGGACAGGTACTGAAATCGCAACCTACACACCCGACGCTTCGACAACGGGCGACGGCGTCGTAGATGTTGGTGGTAGAGAAATATCCTTTGCCAACCTCGCGCCGGTGGACATCAGCGGCATGATAACCGCTCAATTGAATCTTCCCGGTGCCAACGACATCTTGACCGTTGCCGAGGGCGTAGATTTCGTCTCCGGCGGAACCAACCAAGCCTTGCGAGTGAGTGGCACCAGCGGCGGCGTGACCATCGAGTCCGCCGCGTTCTGGGACAATCAGTCTCTTAGAATCAACACCGCATTGGGAACCGATGGGGATGATACGATCACGATCTCATCAGCGGCCAACGCCCATCTCAACCAGTCACTCTCCCTCAGAACCGGTGCCGGAAATGACCATGTGAACCTCAATGGCCCAGCCCATTTCTCAATGATCGCCGAGATAGAAACTCACGATATCTCACTTGAAGGGAAATTCTCCGCCACAGATTATGTCGAATTGATAGCATCGGGTGCAATCGTCGATGCTATCAACAACTCCGATATAAAGGTCGAGGCCCAATCAATTGTTCTCGAAGCGGGAGAAGGGGTTGGCACGGCTGCAAATGCGATCGAAACTGCCACACAGGAGCTGTTTACCTTGAACACTCTGAGTGGCACGATCCATGTAGTGAATCTCGGGGCCTTAGAAGTGACAGGGTTGGAAGCCGTTGGAGCTGCAATCATCGAGGCTACTAGCCCACTCACGATTTCAGGCAACATCACTGTCGGCGCTGACAGCACGTTCACGGCCACTGATTCCTCCGCAGCAGGAGACGACCTCACGATTGCGAGCGGTGTCACCATCGACGCCAACGGCAGTGAACTCACGTTTAACGCGGGAGACAATTTTGATTTCGCAGCCGGAGCTTCGATTATTGATGGTGCTAATGTGACCGTGAATGTCGACACGCCTGACGCCGACGCTCCCGATGTCGGTTCGTCGGTCACTGTTCTGGGCACCATCACGGCCATGCAGTTGACACTCAATGGGGGAGAAGACGAGGATTCATTCCTCATCGTTCCGAGCGTTGATACCCCCATCCAAGTCAACGGTGGCAATCCCACCACTGCCCCCGGCGATCGCCTCATCGTAGAACAGTTAGGTGGCATTGCCGACGCGGTCGTGCCAGCCGGATCTCCAACCAGTGGCACAATCAGCTTCTCTGCAGGCAGCCATCAAGCGATCATGTTCACAAGCATCGAATCACTGCTGGCTGGGATCTTCGTGGTCGACACACTTGTCGATGAAGACGATGGCGACTTTTCGGTCGGTGATCTCTCACTCCGTGAAGCCATTGGCTTGGCCAATAGCGACAGTGGGCCCGACAGAATCACATTTGCTCCTGCACTCAACGGCGGCACGATTGATCTCACTCTTGGAGAACTAGAGATCACCGATGAACTGACTATAGCAGGTCCGGGAGCTAGCCTGCTCACCATCGACGCCCAGCAGGACTCTCGCATATTTAACATCAGCACCACTACCGGTGACTTTACGATAGAAGGGCTAACCCTCACGGGTGGGAAAACGACCGGCGACAATGCGGACTTCTCAGATACGACCAACAGTGGTGGAGCGATCCGTTCTCGCACCACTGGTAATCTCTCGATCAACGACAGCACGATTACCGGCAACAGCACCGAAGGAAGGTACGCCCTCGGCGGCGGTATCTATGCCTACAATGTGACGCTGACCAATTCGACGGTCAGCAGCAACAGTACTGCAGGAGAGCTTGCCTTCGGCGGAGGGATCGCGGCGTATTTCAATGCAACCTTGACCAACTCGACTATCAGCGGAAACACCACATCGGGAGCAAGTGCGCGCGGCGGTGGAATCTACGCATACTATTTGGCGCTGACCAACTCAACGGTCAGCGGCAATAGCACCACGAATGACTACGCCGTGGGCGGCGGCCTTAATGCATACAATGTGACACTTACCAATTCGACCGTCAGTGGAAACAGCACAGGAGGAGGGAATTCAAGAGGCGGTGGGCTTTATGCCTCCACGGCAACACTGACGAACTCGACCGTCAGTGGCAATAGCACAGCAGGAATCTTCTCCGATGGGGGTGGCATATTTGCCAACAATGCCACCGTCAACCACAGCACGATCACCGACAACCATGCCATGAGTTTTTCGGCAGCGGGTGGCGGCGTGTCCGTAGGGAACGACCTCTCTATCGATCACTCGATCATTGCCGACAATACGGATGGAGGCGGAAATCCCGATCTGCAACCTGGATCGGGTGCTCTCTCGGTAGACTACAGTCTGATTGGCGACACAAGCGGCACAGGGATCAACATCTTAACTGGCACTGGCAATCTGCTTAATATCGCGGCAGATCTATTCCCGCTGGCAGATAACGGTGGCCCGACTCAGACGCATATTCCCATGCCCACCAGCCCCGTAATCGATGCGGGCAGATCGGATGCTTTTCCCGGGGTAGATGGCGTACCAGAGTTTGACCAACGAGGTATTCCGTTTGTCCGGGTTCGAGATGGCAACGGAGATTTGGCGTCTCGCATCGACATTGGAGCAACTGAGGTTGAGAACCAACTCAACGGCCCCCAAGTAATCGGCCTCGCTATCAGTGACAATACTTCAACAGTTGACGTCTTTGCTCCGAAAGGTCCGACACTCGTGGGGCGCACTTTGGAGATCAAAGTTCGCGATTTGCCACCTCGGTCCAACGCGGCAGACGCTCCTGCCGTGGATTTTGCGTTTGCGAGCAACAAGGCACTATATTCACTGGTAGGCGATCACACGGGTAACATCGCCATTGCAAGCGTTCAAGTCGTCCCTGACCCCATTACCGTGGGACAACCGGCGACTGCCACCATCCGGCTCCTCTTTGCGGACCCGTTGCCGGATGATCGATTTACCTTGACTGTCTCCGATTCCGTTCGTGATCTGGATGGCAATCTGCTCGACGGTGAGTGGAATGCTGCGGAGCCCCTCACACCTGGCTTCCCCAGTGGCGACGGCGTGCCGGGCGGAGACTTTGTTGCTCGGTTCACGATTGATTCGCGACCCGAGATCGGTGTCTACGGCGCCGGCCAGATCTTTATCGATGCCAATGGGAACTCGACGTTCGATCCAAATAATGCCGATCCATCGAACTCTGATTTGGTGTTCCTGCTCGGCTATTCGTTGGATTCTATATTCGCTGGCAATTTCGTCGAGAGTAGTGCGGATGCCGCCGATGGCTTCGACAAGCTGGCCGTTTACGGCCGCGATGGCAATCAATGGCGATGGCAAATTGATATCGACAACGATGGCCTTCCTGACATAGTGAGAGACGAGCCACTCAACATCAATGGCATCCCCTTCGCGGGTAATTTTGATGGGGACGATAGCAACGGCGACGAAGTTGGTGTCTTTGATGGGACGAGTTGGTACTTCGACATGGACCACGACTTTCAACTTGATAGTGCTTCCAAACTGACGATCTCGAACCTCACGGGCTATCCCGTTGTCGGTGATTTCAATGGAGACGGGTTCGACGACCTGGGTACCTACGATCCTTCGCCTGGCAACAACCAGTTCTCGCTTGCACTCGCCACAGGAGCGAACACTTGGTCTACCACCTTGCGAACGTCGCGGGTCGGTACGCTGGGGAGCTTTACCGGCTTCGCTGGTGTGCGGGAGCGACCCGTCGCCGCCGATATGAATGCCGATGGCGTGGATGACCTCGGCCTGTGGGTGCCCGATGGCAGCATGCTCACTCCAACTCAGCAAGCCGAGTGGTTCTTCCTATTGTCCGACGATGACCCGACAACTATAGCCGTTGAAAACAGCATCGCCGATCGCTTCACCGCAGGAGGAGGGTTTGTGCCCTTCAGCACAGTTCCCTTCGGCAATGATTTGTTCTTCCAGTTTGGTAACCCCTACATGCTGCCGATCGTTGGCAATTTTGATCCTCCTGTTTCCCCGGGCATTGATTCTACGCCTACTGCCATTACACGGCCGGATGAGACGCAGTTGGCATCTCAGCTCGACAATGAGCTTTTGCCTGGCAATTCCGTAGAGCCAAAGGACGAGGAGCCTACTGGAGGATTGGCAGAGGTTTCGCCTGAACTTGAAGAAGCTAAGTCGACCACATCCAAAAGTGCCGAGACCGCAATTCTAGTCTCCTCTGACAAGAACATGACTAGATTCTTGGCAAGACGCGCCTTGTCGAAACAGGTCAATCAACCACAGCCATTTAAGCCGGTGGAAGAAGTCACCTTCGGTGCCTCGATTGTGGTCGCGCAACCTAAGGCCTCGATTCCCGTTGTAAAGCCAACCGTTGAAGCGAAGAAAACGGAGGACCAAGAACCGATCGAAGTAGCCGCTGTCGAAGAAACCCCGAGCGAACCAATTCCAGTGATATCGCTCTCGCCGGAACTCGAAGAGCCTGCTCCAGTCGTCACGCCTACTCGTACAGGTATCGCATGGCCTTCCATCTTCCGACGCAAGTCGACGGAAACAATAGCTGAGGCTACCGGCACGGAATCTCCAATAAGCGTCCAGCGGCAAGTCGTGATATCTGCTCCAACCGCACCTCCATTGGAAACGCGCGTTATTATCCCCAGTGCTGTAGAGGTATCTCCAGAACCCGTACCAGATTCCAGTCCGCGAATTAGCTATGCAAGTTCTTTTCGCTCAGTTGTCGCCACCAGAACACGTACTGCCGCAATACCCCCAATTCAGAACCGCATATTGCAACCAGAATCTCTTCCCGCGCAGCAAGAATATGTTACTGCTGACACTCAAACCCCTCTCGCCTTAGAGACTCTCGTCAGCCCGAAAGCAGCGGTAGTGACGAACACTCCGGTTGCGAGTCCGAGTACCTCAGGCGATTTGCTGCAGACCAGTGCTGCAGCACTCCTTTCTTTCAGATTGACAACGTCTCCCATTGACAAACCCGCACTACGAGACGTTTCGCCTCGCAACCTCATCAATGAGAAACTAGCAATACTTGATTTGGCATTCTCCAAGCGATCCCACGCAAACGAGGAATTGGCAACTCTTCTCGCGAAAGAGCACGTCGTCGAACACCAAGAGCAGAATCTCCGTGGCACTGCTCTGGACCGCTGGTCACCGGCCCGCTCTGCGAGGGAGAGATGGCTTTCTTTCTGA
- a CDS encoding DUF6429 family protein codes for MRCDEDKVNDAVLALLMLTAHEEGEFAARAWKGHDWDVLNRLHEKGFIGDPVSKAKSVLLTPAGLAKGRKLFEELFAKPS; via the coding sequence ATGCGATGCGACGAAGACAAAGTGAACGATGCGGTGCTGGCACTGCTCATGTTAACAGCTCACGAGGAAGGAGAGTTTGCTGCAAGAGCTTGGAAAGGCCACGATTGGGATGTCCTCAATCGACTCCACGAGAAAGGATTCATTGGCGATCCAGTATCCAAAGCGAAATCGGTCCTTCTCACGCCCGCAGGTTTGGCCAAAGGCCGGAAGCTATTTGAAGAACTTTTTGCAAAACCTTCCTAA
- a CDS encoding phytanoyl-CoA dioxygenase family protein: protein MVAVQCTFFNKSPTSNWFVAYHQDRSIPVASYVSRKDWPGWSLKEGMTFVHGTDELLSDMVAVRLHLDDSTPDNGPLRVIHNSHRDGTLSPHDIDLIRESSEEIQLTVERGGIVAFRPLLLHASSKSRATDNRRILHFLFGPSELPHGLKWRRIV, encoded by the coding sequence ATGGTCGCGGTGCAGTGCACCTTCTTCAATAAATCGCCGACGAGCAACTGGTTCGTAGCGTATCACCAAGATCGCAGCATTCCGGTCGCTTCGTACGTATCCCGGAAAGATTGGCCCGGTTGGTCACTGAAGGAGGGGATGACCTTCGTTCATGGTACTGACGAGTTGCTGTCAGACATGGTCGCCGTAAGGCTGCACTTAGATGATTCCACTCCAGACAATGGCCCTCTTCGTGTAATTCACAACTCACACCGCGATGGCACCCTCTCGCCCCACGATATTGATTTGATTCGTGAATCTTCGGAAGAAATTCAACTGACCGTTGAAAGAGGTGGCATCGTCGCCTTTCGCCCGCTCCTGCTTCACGCGTCATCGAAATCCCGTGCAACGGACAATCGTCGCATCCTTCATTTTTTGTTCGGTCCATCTGAGCTCCCGCACGGGCTTAAATGGAGACGCATTGTGTAA